Sequence from the Hamadaea flava genome:
CACGCACGATCGTGAGATCGCCGACAGCCTGCCGCGCCAGATCCACATGAGAGACGGGCAGGTCGTGTCATGAGCAGGTTCACCTCAGGCGAGCGCCGGCCGCCGGACGGTGATCGCAGGAGCAGCACGAGCCTGCGTCCTTCGCGGCTGCGGCCCGCCGATGTGCTGCGGGTCGGCTCGGCCGGACTGCGTACGCGGCCGTTGCGGGTCTTCCTCTCGGCGCTCGGGATCGCCATCGGCATCGCCGCGATGATCGCCGTCGTCGGGATCTCCTCGTCCAGCCGGGCGCAACTGGACAAGCAGCTCGCGGCGCTCGGCACCAACCTCCTCACGGTCTCGCCGGGCGAGACCATGATGGGCGGCCGGGCGGTGCTGCCGGCCGAGTCGGTCGCGATGATCGGGCGCATCGGCCCGGTCACCGGCGTCGCCGCGATCGGGCGCGTACCGGATCTCTCCGTGTTCCGCAGCGATCGGATTCCGGCGATCCAAACCGGCGGGATGTCGGTTCTGGCGGCGCACCTCGATCTGCCGGCGACAGTCGCCGCGCAGCTCGCCGACGGCGTCTGGCTCAACGACGCGACCAGCCGCTATCCGGCGGTGGTGCTCGGCGCGTCGGCCGCCCAGCGGCTCGGCGTCTACTCCGTTCGCGACGGGGTCCAAGTGCTGGTCGGCGGCCGGTACTTCACCGTCGTGGGCATCCTGCAACCGGTCGCGCTGGCACCCGAGCTGGACGTCGCCGCGTTGATCGGATTCCCGGCCGCGGAGTCCTACCTGGCCTTCGACGGGCTGCCCACCACCGTCTACACGCGTACGCGAGACGACGCGGTCACGTCGGTGCGGGCGGTGCTGGCCGCGACGGCCAACCCGGCCGCGCCCAACGAGGTACGGGTGTCCCGGCCGTCCGACGCGCTGGCCGCCCGGCAGGCCACCGATCAGGCGTTCACCGGGCTGCTGCTCGGCCTCGGCGCGGTGGCGTTGCTGGTCGGCGGGGTCGGCGTGGCCAACACGATGGTCATCTCCGTCCTCGAACGCCGGGCCGAGATCGGCCTGCGGCGCTCGCTCGGCGCCACCCGAGGGCAGATCCTGCTGCAGTTCCTCGCGGAATCGCTGCTTCTCGCGGCGCTGGGCGGACTCGGCGGAGTCCTCGTCGGCATCCTCGTCACCAGCTTGTACGCCCGTACGCAGACCTGGCCGGCGGTGGTTCCGGCGTGGGCGACGCTGGGCGGCATGGGCGCCACCGTGGTGATCGGGGCGATCGCCGGGCTCTACCCGGCCATCCGGGCCGCCCGGCTCTCCCCGACGGAGGCGCTCGCGGCCCCCTGACCGGCTCCCGCCCGGGCTCCCGCGCCGGCTCCCGCCCTGGCTCCCGCGCCGGCTCCCCCCGGGCTCCCCCCGGGCTCCCGCGCCGGCTCTCAGATGATCTAGGCGAGAAATGGCGGCCCAGGCGACCATTTCTCGCCTAGATCCACTTCGCCCGACGTGATCTTGAACGGAAAGCGTCGCCAGAGCAGCATTTTCTGTTCAAGATCACCCGCCCCGAAGTGAACGAGCCCGAAGTGAACGAGCCCGAAGTGAACGAGCCCGAAGTGAACGAGCCCGAAGTGAACGAGCCCGAAGTGAACGAGAGTCAGTCGGGGAGCATGGGCATCTCCAGCCCGGGGCCCTTGCCGACAAGCACCCCACGCGTGACGGAGCTGCTGCCGAACCGATCCCGGACCGCGTCCAGCGCCCCGTCGAGGGCCACCCGGTCGGGGGTGCCGAAGGGCAGTTCGAGCTGCATGAAATCTTGGTTCTCCAGGTTGCCGACGCTGATCCCGAGCAGCGTCAGGCCGCGTACGGCGATCATGGGTCGCACGGCGGTCAGCAGAGTCCGAGCGGCGGCGAGGATCTCCTCGGTCTGCACGGTGGGGCGGCTGAGCGTACGCGATCGGGTGGCTCGGGTGAAGTCGCGGAAACGCATCCGCAGCACCACCGTCCGGCCTGGCCGGTCCGCTTTGCGCATCCGCCGGGTGACCCGGTCGACCAGCCCGGCCAGCGTCGCGTCGAGTTCCTCGTAGGACTGATGGCCCCGGCCGAGGGCCCGTTGGGCGCCCATCGAGCCGCGGCGGCGGCCGGTCACCACGCGGCGGGCGTCCTTGTTGTGGGCCAGCGCCCACAGGTGCCGGCCGGCATGCCCACCGAGGATCGAGACCAACGCCGCCTCGCCGATCCGGGCGACGTGCGCGACGGTGCGAATGCCGCGTTCGGCCAGCTTGGCCGCGGTCACCGGGCCGACGCCCCAGAGCATCTGGACCGGCAGCGGATGCAGGAACTCCAGTTCGCGATCGGGCTCGACGGCCAGGATCCCGTCCGGTTTGGCGACGCGGCTGGCCACCTTGGCGAGGAACTTCGTCCGGGCGATCCCGACCGTGATCGGCAGTCCCACCCGGTCCAGAACGTCGGCGCGCAGGCGTACGGCGATCTGGGTCGGCGTGCCGCTGATCTTCCGGAGCCCGCCGACCTCGAGGAACGCCTCGTCGATCGAGATCGGCTCGACCAGCGGCGTGGTGTCCCGGAACACTTCGAAGACAGCCTTGCTGGCCTGCGAGTACGCCGACATCCGGGGTTCGAGCACGATGGCGTCCGGGCAGAGCAGGCGGGCCTGACGACCGTTCATCGCTGTGCGTACCCCTCGGGCTTTGGCCTCGTAGCTGCACGCGAGCACGACACCGTGCCCCACGATGACCGGCTTGCCGCGGAGCGCGGGTCGATCGCGCTGCTCGACCGACGCGTAGAAGGCGTCGAGGTCGGCGTGCAGAATCGAGGCGCCCTCCATTCCCGGATCATAGAACAAATGTTCGACACAAGGGTAGCGATAGGCTGACGACCATGTCTGTCACCGACGACTTCGCGCAGGCCCAGGCCGACGTCAAGCAGCTGCCGACGCGCCCGGGCAACGATGTCCTGCTCCAGCTCTACGCGCTCTACAAGCAGGGCAGCCAGGGCGACGCGACCGGCAAGCGGCCGGGCATGTTCGACCTGGTCGGCCGGGCCAAGTTCGACGCCTGGAGCGAGCTGGCCGGCACGGATCAGGAAGCCGCGCAGACCCGCTACATCGAGCTGGTGAAAAAGCTCCAGTCTGAGGACTGACCGATCGCGACGGTCGCGCCGAGGTCGTCGTCGACCGCGATCTCGGTGCGGAAACCCCCGTCGACCAGCGCCGCTTCCGTCACTCGGGCCTGCTCGTCGCTCGTCTCGATGAGGACCCGGCCGCCCAGCTTGAGCCACGCGCGAGCGCCGGCGGCCACGCGGCGGTGGATCGTCACGCCGTCCGGGCCGCCGTCGAGCGCGGCGCGCGGCTCGTGGTCACGCGCCTCCGGCGGCATCAACGCGATCTGGTCGCTCGGGACATAAGGCGCGTTCACCGCGAGCACGTCGACGCGCCCCAGCAGCTCGCGGGGCAGGGCTTCGAACAGATCTCCTTGATACGCGTGAAGCAGCGCACCGGTCAGGTTGGTCCGGGCGCAGCGCACCGCGACGGGATCGACGTCGGCGGCGTACACCTCGACGCCGGGGACGAATTCGGCGACGGCCCGCCCGACTGCGCCGGTGCCGCAGCAGAGGTCTACGACGATCGAGCCGGGCCGGGCGTACGCGGCGGCCTGCCGGGCAAGGAATTCGGTGCGCCGGCGTGGCACGAAGACCCCGGGTTCGACGAGAATCCGCAGTCCACAGAACTCCGCCCAGCCGAGGATCTGCTCCAGCGGCTCGCCGTCCTCCCGGCGGCGCAGCAGACCGTCGACGGCGGCGGGATCGGCCTCGGCGAGGATCAACTCGGCCTCGTCCTCGGCGAAGACGCAACCAGCGGACCGCAGCCGGGCCACGGCTTGGGTGAACGTGACAGCCATCGCATACGTACCCTACTCGTGCGTATTAGAGTGCCCGGCATGGTCTCCGAGCGGGTGCAGAGCCAGGTCTTCGGCGAGGTGGCGACCGACTACGACGACGTCCGGCCGGGCTACCCGGTCGAGATCGCCGACCGGATCCTGGCGTACGCGGGCCGTCGCCCGGCCGCGATCGCCGAGGTGGGTGCCGGCACCGGCAAGGGCACCGAGGTGCTGCGTACGCTCGACGCCCCGATCACCTGCGTCGAGCCGGACGCCGCGATGGCGGGTGTGCTGCGGCGCCGGTTCCACGACGACGAGTTCGTGGCGATCGAGGTCAGCCGGTTCGAGGACTGGCCACCGCCGGCCGACGGCGTCGATCTGCTGGCCAGTGCTCAGGCGTGGCACTGGGTGAGCCACCAGACGCGTACGCGACTGGCCGCCGAGGCGCTGGCTCCGGGCGGTGTCATCGCCTTGTTCGCCCACGACTTCGGGTTCGACGAGGACACCGCCACCGCGATGCAGAACGTCTACCTCAAGCACGCCCCGGAGATCGCCCACGGCGTACCGGCCAATCTCCACCCCGACGTGTTCCACCCGGACGAGTTGCGGACGTCGCCGCTGTTCAGCGACTTCGAGCAGCAGGAGGTGATCCGGGTCGTGCCCTTTCCGACCCCGCGTTACCTACGGCTGCTGTCGACCTTCTCCAACCACCGCATGCTGCCCGAGCAGCGGCGATCCCAGCTGCACGAGGCGATCGCCAAGCTCATCGACGGCCGCGGCGGGGTGCTGCATCAGCAGCTGACGACCGGCCTGATCCTCGCGCGCCGGGCAGCCTGACCGGTACGCCCGCCGCCCGCCGCTTCCGGAGCAGGTGGGTCAGGTAGAGCAGGGCGGCGGTGAGCACACCCATGTCGTCGAGGTAGATCGGATCGGGCAGCAGATCCACCGGCAGGATCGTGTAGACCAGCGCGCCCCAGAAGGCGACCTT
This genomic interval carries:
- a CDS encoding ABC transporter permease, which produces MSRFTSGERRPPDGDRRSSTSLRPSRLRPADVLRVGSAGLRTRPLRVFLSALGIAIGIAAMIAVVGISSSSRAQLDKQLAALGTNLLTVSPGETMMGGRAVLPAESVAMIGRIGPVTGVAAIGRVPDLSVFRSDRIPAIQTGGMSVLAAHLDLPATVAAQLADGVWLNDATSRYPAVVLGASAAQRLGVYSVRDGVQVLVGGRYFTVVGILQPVALAPELDVAALIGFPAAESYLAFDGLPTTVYTRTRDDAVTSVRAVLAATANPAAPNEVRVSRPSDALAARQATDQAFTGLLLGLGAVALLVGGVGVANTMVISVLERRAEIGLRRSLGATRGQILLQFLAESLLLAALGGLGGVLVGILVTSLYARTQTWPAVVPAWATLGGMGATVVIGAIAGLYPAIRAARLSPTEALAAP
- the dinB gene encoding DNA polymerase IV gives rise to the protein MEGASILHADLDAFYASVEQRDRPALRGKPVIVGHGVVLACSYEAKARGVRTAMNGRQARLLCPDAIVLEPRMSAYSQASKAVFEVFRDTTPLVEPISIDEAFLEVGGLRKISGTPTQIAVRLRADVLDRVGLPITVGIARTKFLAKVASRVAKPDGILAVEPDRELEFLHPLPVQMLWGVGPVTAAKLAERGIRTVAHVARIGEAALVSILGGHAGRHLWALAHNKDARRVVTGRRRGSMGAQRALGRGHQSYEELDATLAGLVDRVTRRMRKADRPGRTVVLRMRFRDFTRATRSRTLSRPTVQTEEILAAARTLLTAVRPMIAVRGLTLLGISVGNLENQDFMQLELPFGTPDRVALDGALDAVRDRFGSSSVTRGVLVGKGPGLEMPMLPD
- a CDS encoding acyl-CoA-binding protein; protein product: MSVTDDFAQAQADVKQLPTRPGNDVLLQLYALYKQGSQGDATGKRPGMFDLVGRAKFDAWSELAGTDQEAAQTRYIELVKKLQSED
- a CDS encoding putative protein N(5)-glutamine methyltransferase, producing MAVTFTQAVARLRSAGCVFAEDEAELILAEADPAAVDGLLRRREDGEPLEQILGWAEFCGLRILVEPGVFVPRRRTEFLARQAAAYARPGSIVVDLCCGTGAVGRAVAEFVPGVEVYAADVDPVAVRCARTNLTGALLHAYQGDLFEALPRELLGRVDVLAVNAPYVPSDQIALMPPEARDHEPRAALDGGPDGVTIHRRVAAGARAWLKLGGRVLIETSDEQARVTEAALVDGGFRTEIAVDDDLGATVAIGQSSDWSFFTSSM
- a CDS encoding class I SAM-dependent methyltransferase, which gives rise to MVSERVQSQVFGEVATDYDDVRPGYPVEIADRILAYAGRRPAAIAEVGAGTGKGTEVLRTLDAPITCVEPDAAMAGVLRRRFHDDEFVAIEVSRFEDWPPPADGVDLLASAQAWHWVSHQTRTRLAAEALAPGGVIALFAHDFGFDEDTATAMQNVYLKHAPEIAHGVPANLHPDVFHPDELRTSPLFSDFEQQEVIRVVPFPTPRYLRLLSTFSNHRMLPEQRRSQLHEAIAKLIDGRGGVLHQQLTTGLILARRAA
- a CDS encoding DUF1232 domain-containing protein, translated to MSREAWIVVGVIAGVIALATLYGAIRLARKLFVTKRMLGDLGTGGKVAFWGALVYTILPVDLLPDPIYLDDMGVLTAALLYLTHLLRKRRAAGVPVRLPGARGSGRSSAADAAPRRGRR